AATTCCTGTGATTTGGCAAGATTTGACCAGAGAAAAGATCAAGGAAAGATTAAGAGTGATTTGGGGATTAGAGATGATTCCCTTCTGGTGGGGACGGTGGGAAATTTTAAGCCTCAGCAGCAGAAAGGCCAACAATTTCTTATCCAGGCTGCCCCTGAGGTCTTAAGTCTCTTTCCTGAGGCAATATTTATCCTGGTAGGAGACGGCCCCCAGAGAGAAAAGATAGAGAGACTGGCTGTCGAGCTAAGTATTTCCGAAAAGGTAAGATTTTTAGGGCAGAGAAGAGATGTGCCGGATATTCTATCCTGTCTGGATGTCTTTGTTCTTCCTTCTCTTTATGAAGGACTGCCTAATGTGGTCTTAGAGGCGATGGCTTGCAGACTTCCGGTGGTAGGCACAGATGTAGGAGGCACTAACGAACTGGTTCTCGATGGTCAGACCGGTATACTGGTTCCACCTAAGGATCCGGAAAGATTAGCTGAGGCCATTGTCACCCTTCTTAGGGATAAGGGGCTTACTCGGAGGATGGCCGAGGCCGGTCGAAAGAGGGTAGAAGAAGAATTCAGTCTAGAGAGGATGGTAAATAGTGTAGAGGAGGTCTACGACAGGCTGACCAGGAAAAAGTTACGATGACTGAATCTTACCCCTCATATCTCCCGCTTATAAAAGATAATAAATTCCGGTCGAGGGTAGAGACCGCCTGGTCATGGCTGGCAGAGTGCCAGCTTTGTCCCCGGCAATGTAAGGTCAATCGGCTTAAAGGAGAGAAAGGGTTTTGCCGGTCTACTTCGGAGTTAGTGGTTTCTTCGGCGGCCCCCCACTTTGGGGAAGAAGCGCCCCTAGTGGGCAGGCGAGGTTCGGGGACCATATTCTTCACTAACTGTAATCTGGGCTGTATCTATTGCCAGAACTACGATATTAGCCATTTAGGTTGCGGCCGGCAGGTCTCTATTCAGAACCTGGCCGATATGATGCTTAGCCTCCAGGACCTGGGTTGCCACAATATCAACCTGGTTACTCCCACCCATTTTGTCCCTCAGATTTTGAAGGCCTTAGAATTGGCCGCCCATCAGGGGCTAAGGCTTCCCCTTGTTTACAACTGCGGTGGTTACGAAAGCCTCGAAACCTTGCAGCTCCTGGAGGGGATCATTGATATCTATATGCCTGATGCTAAATACGACAACGGGAAAATCTCGGCTGAATATTCAAAGGCCCTTGATTATCCTGAAGCAATGAAGGCCGCTTTGAAGGAGATGCACCGGCAGGTGGGGGACCTGGTGATAGATGACCGTGGGATAGCCCAAAGAGGATTGCTTATCCGCCACCTGGTGCTGCCTCATAATCTGAGCGGCCCGGCCGGGATAATGCGTTTCATTGCTCAGGATATCTCTAAGAACAGCTATGTGAACATTATGGCCCAATATCGACCGGCCTATGAAGCCCGTAAATATCCTCTCCTCTCCAGATCAATCAGCCGGGAAGAATATCAAAATGCCCTGAATATAGCCAGAGCCGAAGGACTTCACCGAGGTTTTCCTGATGCAGATACCTATTGGTCAATATATCTTTAGGCCCTCCCCTATCCACCATCTAAATCCGACTCTCAAGGTGGGATATGTTATGGTCCTTCTCATCAGCATTCTTTTCTGTCAAAAGCCGATCCAGCTCGGATTCATTGGGATCTTTCTTTTAGTGATAACAGGCTTAAGCAAACTCTCCCTGCGAGTTGTCCTGGGAGGACTAAGGACTCTAAAGTGGCTGCTCTTACTTAGCTTTCTTATTCAAGCCCTAATGAGCGATAAGGGGACGGCTCTTTTCTCCTTAGGCAGTCTGGCTATCACTCAAGAGGGGCTGGAAAGGGCCATATTCTTTACCAGCCGTTTGGCCCTGCTCCTCCTGACGGCCTCCCTTCTGACCTTAACTACTTCACCCCTGGATTTAGCCCACGGCCTGACCAGGTTCCTTTCACCT
This region of bacterium genomic DNA includes:
- a CDS encoding radical SAM protein, encoding MTESYPSYLPLIKDNKFRSRVETAWSWLAECQLCPRQCKVNRLKGEKGFCRSTSELVVSSAAPHFGEEAPLVGRRGSGTIFFTNCNLGCIYCQNYDISHLGCGRQVSIQNLADMMLSLQDLGCHNINLVTPTHFVPQILKALELAAHQGLRLPLVYNCGGYESLETLQLLEGIIDIYMPDAKYDNGKISAEYSKALDYPEAMKAALKEMHRQVGDLVIDDRGIAQRGLLIRHLVLPHNLSGPAGIMRFIAQDISKNSYVNIMAQYRPAYEARKYPLLSRSISREEYQNALNIARAEGLHRGFPDADTYWSIYL
- a CDS encoding glycosyltransferase, with product MGDVTVRPGDDRPKDKLRVMQIIATLVVGGAESQLCELVKGLNKEKYEVSVCCLTRGGPLKEKIEELGIPVYILGKRNKLDFTVLFRLVSLLKRKKVDLVHTWMFTANMWGRLAAMLARIPCRIASERNVALAKGTCRNVIDKVLAGFTDLIIANSEGVKNSCLKAGLPSEKLIVIPNSCDLARFDQRKDQGKIKSDLGIRDDSLLVGTVGNFKPQQQKGQQFLIQAAPEVLSLFPEAIFILVGDGPQREKIERLAVELSISEKVRFLGQRRDVPDILSCLDVFVLPSLYEGLPNVVLEAMACRLPVVGTDVGGTNELVLDGQTGILVPPKDPERLAEAIVTLLRDKGLTRRMAEAGRKRVEEEFSLERMVNSVEEVYDRLTRKKLR
- a CDS encoding energy-coupling factor transporter transmembrane component T, which produces MQIPIGQYIFRPSPIHHLNPTLKVGYVMVLLISILFCQKPIQLGFIGIFLLVITGLSKLSLRVVLGGLRTLKWLLLLSFLIQALMSDKGTALFSLGSLAITQEGLERAIFFTSRLALLLLTASLLTLTTSPLDLAHGLTRFLSPLKILRVPVEEMGLMIVIALRFVPILAKETETIWRNAEGGRPKADFRWRIPERLKEAIPLLVSVIADAFHKADKLALTLESKSLSGEIRENQPETKPLKAADYAALVLWLPLVIVILAM